The genomic DNA AACCAGCTTTAAAAAGTCTTCGAAGACGAGGCGCCCGGGCCCGCGGGCGTTCAGCTCCTTGCCCGCGGCGCGGCGCCGCTTCAAGCCCCAAGGCCCCGGTAAGTAGCGGGGGATTTGATACAGCCAGTTCGCGCGCTCGGGGTGAGGCATGGTCGCGACCGCGGCCGCGCTGTACGAGCTGAGCGCCGCCGCGTCCAACATCGAGCCGTTGGGGTTGTACTCCTCGCCGACGGCGTTGCCGGCCTCGTCCACGTAGCGGAGGTATATCAGCTCGTCGCGCTCGAGCGCCGCCCCGGCCTTCTCGTCGGCGCACGTGAAGCGGCCCTCGGCGTGGGCAATAGGGAGCGGCAGCACTTCGCCCGTAGGCTCGTGGCGGCAGAAGACCCAGCGGTTGAGGAAACCTTTATGGTACGGGTGGCGGTTGTGAGCCAGCGCCATCTCGACGCGGCCCGGCTCGCGCCCCGGCACGATGCCGGCCTCGAGCAGCACCTGGGCGCCGTTGCATATCCCCAACAGCGGTTTGCCGCGCGCGGCCTCCTCCGCCAGAACGTCGACGACGGCATCCTTGGCGGCGACGGCGCCGGCACGCACGCGGTCCTCGTACGCGAAGCCGCCCGGCAGGACGTAGCCGTCGTAGCGGCGTATCTCGTCGGCCGGGAGGTTGAAGCGCACGACGTCCGCCCGCGCGCCCGCGGCCTCCAGCGCCCGCGCGGTCTCGTACTCGCAGTTCACGCCCGGGAACTGGATTACCGCCAACTTCGGTTTTCGAAGAGGGGACACGTATTATAACCCTTATGCCTACGCCTTACGGCGCCGAAAAATATATTAAAAATACTCCTTCAGCGTCTCGTTCCGGGCCGCGGCCATATCCGCGGCGGCGAGCTCGAGCAAAGTCTTACCGCCTTCCTTTATCGTCAACTTCGGCTCGTCGGTGACCTCGCCCAGCCGCCACCAGTCGACGCCGGCGTCGTCCATTATAAGCTCCGCCGCCTCGGCCGAGCCCCTGCGGACCTCCAGCACGAAGCCGCCGTTCTCGCAGAAAAGCGCCCCGTCGGCGGGCGTCGAGCCGAGCGCCGGGCCGATATCGACGGCGCAACCCAGCGGCGCGGCCCACCTCGGCCTGACGACCATTTCCGCCAGGCAGACGGCCAGGCCGCCGTCGGCCACGTCGTGCGCGGCGGCCACGCACCTGGTCTCGATGAGTTCCAGGACGGCCTCATGCATCTGGCGTTCCTCGCCGAAGCGCGGCATGGGCGCGGGCCACCCCAGCCGGCCGCGCAGCTGGTAATACTGGCTGCCGCCCAGCTCGCCCCATCGCCGGCCCACGAGGTAGAGGGGGTTGCCGGCCTCCTTGAGCTGCGTCGTTACGGCGACGGCGTAGTCCTCCATAAAGCCGAGCACGCATACGATGGGGGAAGGCTTGACGGGGACGCCCCGGCTCGAGTCGTTATAAAAAGACACGTTCCCGGAGACGACCGGCAGCGGCGCGTCGGTCCCGCGCAGCCCGAGCGCGCGGCAGGCGTCGCCGATGCCCCGCACCGCCTCCTCGAAGGACCAGAAGACCTCCGGGTCCTCCGGGTTGCCGAAGTTCAGGCAATCCGTGACCGCCACCGGCGCCGCGCCCACGGCGACGACGTTGCGACACGCCTCCAGGACCGCGTGGGCGCCGCCGGCGTAGGGGTCCAGCGTCCCGACGTACGGGTTGCCGTCGCACGCCAGCGCGATGGCCTGGGCCTTGCCGGGCCACGGCGCCAGGACCGCGGCGTCCGCCTCGCCCGCCTCGACTACGGTATTGCCCTGGACGTTGCGGTCGTAGTGCTCGTAGAGCGGCCGGCGCGAGCAGATGTCGGGCGAACCTAAAAGCTCGAGCAGCGTCTCCGCCAGGTCCCCCGGCAGCTTCAGGCGGACGAACTCCAGCGGCGCCGCCGGCGCCTGGGCCTCCCGCCGGTAGCTGGGCGCGCTCGAGATTACCTCCAGCGGGATTTCGGCCACGACCTCGCCGCGCGCCGTCATCCGGAAGTACTTCTCCTCCATGACCTCGCCGACGATGGTGGCCTGCGCGCCCGGGAAGACCCGCGGCAGCTCGTACTCGTCGTTGTATATGGCCAATATCTCTTCGGCGAAGTAGGCCGGGGCCGCGATGACGTAGCGCTCCTGCGTCTCGCCCACGGCTATTATCGGCGGCTCGAGGCCTTCGATGGCCAGCGGGACCTTGTCGAGGTCGAGGGTGCCGCCCAGCTTGGCGGCGGCGCAGAGCTCGGAGGCTGCTCCCCCCAGGCCCCCCGCGCCCAGGTCCTTCATCCCGATTTGGACGCCCTTCTCCCGCGCGCGGGCGAGGACGGCGTGCGTCGCCACCGTCAGAACGCGTTTGAGGAACGGGTCCGGGACCTGCACCGCGGCCTTGTTCGCGACGTCCTCCTCTTCGTCGAGCACGGCCGAGGCGAAGGAGGCGCCGCCCACGCCCGAGTCGTCGGTGGGTTTGCCGACCAGGACAATTACGTAATGCTCGTCGCGGGCCGCGGCCGGGACGCGGCTCGGGACGACGTCGGCTTCGGCCACCACCCCCACCGCGACGACGTTCACCAGACAGTTGTCGTCAAAACTCGCGTCGAAGTATACGTCGCCGCCGGCGTTGGGGACGCCGATGGCGTTGGCGTAGCGCCATATCCCCTCCACCACGCCCCGGGCGATGGCCTGGGTCCGCTTCTCGTTCTCGCCGGAAAGGGCGCCGAACCGCAGCGGGTCGAGGACCGCGACGACGTCGGCCCCCATGCAGTAGACGTCGCGCACGATGCCGCCGATGCCGGTGGCCGCGCCCTCCAGCGGCAGCACCTGCGAGGGGTGGTTGTGGCTCTCGTGGGCCAGCGCGACGCAGTGGGAAACGCCGTCCTCCTCGAAGACGCGGACGATGCCGGCGTCCTGGCCCGGGCCGCAAACGACGTTGGGCGCGGACGTGGGGAGGTAGCGCCTCAGGATGCGCCGGCTCGACTTGTACGAGCAGTGCTCCGACCAGGCGACGTCGAAGAGGAACGCCTCGACCTTGGTGGGCGCGCGGCCCAGCAGCTCGCAGACGCGGCTCAGCTCGTCGGCGTCGATGCGCAGGTTCCAGCGCGCCGCCAGGACCCGCGCCTCCTGCATTGGATTGTCCTTCGCCTTTTTCTTCGCCATAGCGCCTTACCCGCATAATAATAAAACGCCCCCGCGGGCGCAATTAAAAACTTAACGGAAATTAAGATAATCCTATTTTATCTTAACGGAACGCGGGGCGGGGCGGCCGTATTCGTTCAACCGGGCGGGGACGGCACGGGTTCCCGTAGGCGCCGACTTTGAGGTCGGCGCGAATCAATTCTTCTGCGCGTTTTAACGGAATAAGGAAGTCGCCGCGCGAGGGGCGGTTTTTCTATTGCTTATTTTGATTGACTTTTTAGGTAAACATACTTTATAATTAAATAAATAAAAAACAAAC from bacterium includes the following:
- the purQ gene encoding phosphoribosylformylglycinamidine synthase I, whose protein sequence is MSPLRKPKLAVIQFPGVNCEYETARALEAAGARADVVRFNLPADEIRRYDGYVLPGGFAYEDRVRAGAVAAKDAVVDVLAEEAARGKPLLGICNGAQVLLEAGIVPGREPGRVEMALAHNRHPYHKGFLNRWVFCRHEPTGEVLPLPIAHAEGRFTCADEKAGAALERDELIYLRYVDEAGNAVGEEYNPNGSMLDAAALSSYSAAAVATMPHPERANWLYQIPRYLPGPWGLKRRRAAGKELNARGPGRLVFEDFLKLV
- the purL gene encoding phosphoribosylformylglycinamidine synthase subunit PurL, whose translation is MAKKKAKDNPMQEARVLAARWNLRIDADELSRVCELLGRAPTKVEAFLFDVAWSEHCSYKSSRRILRRYLPTSAPNVVCGPGQDAGIVRVFEEDGVSHCVALAHESHNHPSQVLPLEGAATGIGGIVRDVYCMGADVVAVLDPLRFGALSGENEKRTQAIARGVVEGIWRYANAIGVPNAGGDVYFDASFDDNCLVNVVAVGVVAEADVVPSRVPAAARDEHYVIVLVGKPTDDSGVGGASFASAVLDEEEDVANKAAVQVPDPFLKRVLTVATHAVLARAREKGVQIGMKDLGAGGLGGAASELCAAAKLGGTLDLDKVPLAIEGLEPPIIAVGETQERYVIAAPAYFAEEILAIYNDEYELPRVFPGAQATIVGEVMEEKYFRMTARGEVVAEIPLEVISSAPSYRREAQAPAAPLEFVRLKLPGDLAETLLELLGSPDICSRRPLYEHYDRNVQGNTVVEAGEADAAVLAPWPGKAQAIALACDGNPYVGTLDPYAGGAHAVLEACRNVVAVGAAPVAVTDCLNFGNPEDPEVFWSFEEAVRGIGDACRALGLRGTDAPLPVVSGNVSFYNDSSRGVPVKPSPIVCVLGFMEDYAVAVTTQLKEAGNPLYLVGRRWGELGGSQYYQLRGRLGWPAPMPRFGEERQMHEAVLELIETRCVAAAHDVADGGLAVCLAEMVVRPRWAAPLGCAVDIGPALGSTPADGALFCENGGFVLEVRRGSAEAAELIMDDAGVDWWRLGEVTDEPKLTIKEGGKTLLELAAADMAAARNETLKEYF